Genomic DNA from Hordeum vulgare subsp. vulgare chromosome 2H, MorexV3_pseudomolecules_assembly, whole genome shotgun sequence:
GGTCCGCGGTAGATGCTCTTTCTATTTTAAATTGTCAAAAGTCAAAAGTATAATTGATTAAATTTGAACCTCAATTTTTTAATTTTGTTTACCTAGTTCAACTGTCTATCCATGTGCAGGTATCGAAGCTGGAAGGAGCCCCATTCTTAATCTTAAGGTAACCATCATGATAAGTAatgatctaaatatttttatatttctttacagaggggtTACATCGATATATCGCATGTCATAATTACGTTAATTTCCTCGCTCCCAGGGCTATTTGGTAGGCAACCCCGGTACCGGCGAAATCATTGATGTTAACTCTAGAGTGCCATATGCTCATGGACTTGGTATAATATCAGATCAATTATACGAGGTAATTAAACGCATAGACATCCGCTCCAGGATATCTGCACGCACCAAAAATTTCTGCACTCCAAATGATATGCATGTTACCCTGTCagtcagtctctctctctctctctctctcattttttcttctgTAGACAATATTGGGGCATTGCCAAGGAGAAGACTACACGAATCCTACAAATACATTGTGTGCTCAATCTCTGGGCACTTTCAATAATGTAAGAATAAGATATCCCACCCACAGATACTTTCAACCTGCGTACCAACTCCCATTTAGCACCTGACTGAAGGTTATGTACTGCATCTGCATGCAACTCAAATTGCAGCTCCTCTCAGAAGTCATGATGGCCCAAATTTTGTTGGACAACTGCGTTTATGCATCTCCTAGACCAGGCACTGAGACGGACAAATCAGCTGGTTCTGCCAGGAAGATCCTAAGCGAGGAAGCAGCAATTTCATCGGGGAAACGAGTAAAACACCCGCCACCTCGTGTGCCACCCGGCTGCATTGTAAgccaacatatatatatacagagcCACAGACCTCTCACCATTGTATGTGTTGACAGTCCTTGAGTTTGACCTAATGCTACGCATGGGTGCATGCAGAGCTACACGGCCTACCTGACGTATTTCTGGGCGAACGACGCGCTCACCCGAGACGCCCTTGGGATCAAGGACGGCACCGTGGACGAGTGGGTGAGGTGCCACGACGGCGACCTGCCGTACGCCTTGGACATCGGGAGCAGCATCAAGTACCACCGGAATGTCACCGCCAACGGTTACCGTGCGCTGGTGTACAGGTAATGAGCGAAACTCTGACATCGTCACAAGGTGGTAGGTTTGTTCGTTCGATGCTAGGGATATCTGAACCTGACTGAGTTTTCTGATTGGTGTTGGCAGCGGCGACCACGACGCGGTTGTGCCGCACCTGGGGACGCAGGCGTGGGTGAGGTCGCTCGGCTTCCCAATCGTCGACGACTGGAGGGCGTGGCATCTCGACGGCCAGTCTGCCGGGTTCGTCATCGTTCGTTCCAACTTTGATTGCCTTGCCTGCTCTCTGCTCTTCTCACTCGGTAACAGTGATGCCTCTGCTTGATTTCCATTTCACGGGCCTGCAGATTCACCATAACTTACTCCAACAACTTGACATTCGCGACCGTAAAGGTAGTGACATTATATTTTCTGATCGCGTATGTGGCGCGCGTGGTTATTGGTGGATTGGCAGTTCTGAGCTGTTGTTGCGGGTTGGTTTTGCAGGGAGCGGGGCACACGGCGCCTCAGTACGAGCCCGAGAGGTGCTACGCCATGTTCAACCGTTGGATGCTGGGCCAGCCACTCTAGTCGTCTACCTGTATGTAATAACATCATCTAAGTAAGTCTAGGGTGTATATGTTCGTCTACACATACCTCATTTCGTGAAGTCTGTTTGAATCAGCATGTGTGCTCCAAACCTGTTGTGGCAGGCAGTGGTGCTCGTGTGGGCGGCGGGAGGCCTTGGTCTGTTTTGACCGTGTCCAGATCTGATGTGGATGACCTGACTCTAGTTGTGGCCGTGGCCGGGGTCCCTCTTGTGGTGGTGGCGAGTGTTCGAGCGAAAGTTTTGTGTTTCTAGCGCTGGCAACGATGGCGTCCGTGGGTGTCGCTTGCTTCATGAAGACGTCGTCGAAGATCTTATCCTTGTGTCAGTGCTCCGTGTGAAAACTCTTGTTCGTATGGACTCGGCAGCGGCATTGCTTCGCGTCTTCACCCTCTTGGGGGCGTTGTTGTGGTGCTCAGGTGTCCATGGTCGGACCTCTTCTAGGTGTTAAGCTTGTTCTAGTttcttatatattttttgatGTGCTTTATCGCATCGCTCGCCTCGTCCGCCTCCGGGTAACTCTCCGGTGGTGCGCTCCCTCGATCCGCTCTTCTCCAGCTCCGGGTGCGGCCTCTTCTCCTTCTCCGTGCGCGCGACTCGAATCACACGGAGCCTTCTCCAGCGCCTCCTGGCACCGGCGACTAGCAGCGCATCCAGCAGGAACACCGGACCCCATCTCCGCCCCTCCCGCTTCGCCGCTGCCGGAGGGGACGCCGGCGAAGCCGCGCGCGCCCCGcggatggcggcggcggggcccctCGCGTCGGCCCTCGGGCTCTGGCGGCGGCGCCTCGCGTCGGCGGTTGCGGGATCCGCTGTGATCTCGCCAATCGGCGGCGACGGAGGGCGGATCCGGGGCTCCATGGTCGGatctggcggggcactcggcccTGGTGGTAGAGCGGCAGCCGGGCGAGGCTGCGCTGGTCGGCTGGGCACGAGCAGTGTCCAGGGCGCGCGGTGCAGTGGCCTTGGCTGGGGGTCGTGATGGTGTGGCGGCCATGCTCAGCGGTCGGTAGCGGTGGATATCCAGTGCAGctccgggagaaatccttgctccGATCTTCATCGGAGCCGCGACAGCGACACTCATGGGTGCCGCTATCTTTCTTGGAAGCGTCGTTGTGGAGGTGTGCTGTTCCCCTTCATCGGCCGCTGCCCGCACCGCCACCTGCGCCCCCCAGGTCCTGATATGTGGGCTTCTCTCTTACGGATTCTTAGCGGTGCCGGCGTGGTTGCCGGGGCCCTACCTGCGGGTGAAGCCAGTGGAGGAGATTtggattgggggaaaccccttggttggcccaggccggccgcgccgccgacgacgacgacgctcaagggcgccgttATTCTTTTTGGAGATGTCAGTATACATCTACTCCTCTGCtccccttccttgcctcttggatgaaaaccctaactccggtggaCGGTGACGGCGTCCTTGatgtcgtgaccttcctgaaggcgtcgccttgagggctgagtggtggtgggcactgtgtgggtACTGAACGGTTGCTGATGGTGGGCACtacttcgggggaaaccctaggatatggtcttccagatcggacgatggcggtactgcgaTGTCGTTTTTCTCTTggaagcatcgtttgtggagcagcgctagcagactgaggcaggaggtggagcggcttcgtcttgctcGGAATTttggtggagctgtcaagtcatgcctggccgacacgtGCTACGccgagtcatgcctggttggcaggtcctacgcacgacagatcttccgGAGTCTTCGCATCTGGACAGATGAGCGCAGGATGGTGGAtccgttgggcgccgtggtggcgtcgacagatgattggactggcaaggatgatgcagatctctttcctgaagatgggtcagtggttcgaggatgatggcggctagtaaaacgtgtgcgtgaggtgtgcgttttaggtgtgctgcaccggctgttgttcccgatacgttatgtggatggattggaaacAACACCGGTCTTAGGTATGTGGAATGAGAGCACTCCATATCATCgaatttgtaggtgtgagtggtggctttgggtggactgatgtatactcttgttagacctttgtggaataattaataaaatggctgcatgcatcgattgatgcagaggtcgggggtttaacctccttttctaaaaaaaagaggGGCCTTCACACCACATTGTATCATGTTGCCGATGTTACGATGTTGTTTTACATATAAAATGGGGCGAAAACTTGTTTTGAGAATTTTGGCCTCGATTAGTTTGAAGCGTATGGATAGG
This window encodes:
- the LOC123427552 gene encoding serine carboxypeptidase-like 7, with the protein product MIRRLLLPLCLFLALAPTPPRLLAVAVAAAAAASSSSSKVVNSLPGFHGRLPFHLETGYVEVDEENGTELFYYFVESEAGAEDAPFLLWLTGGDRCSVLSGLALEIGPFQFVPEPYNGTVPRLQLNPYSWTKVANILFVDTPVGAGFSFSRRPQGYDVGEVSTSLQLHELLIKWFTDRPEFLANPLYIGGDSRAGQLVPFIAQKISEGIEAGRSPILNLKGYLVGNPGTGEIIDVNSRVPYAHGLGIISDQLYETILGHCQGEDYTNPTNTLCAQSLGTFNNLLSEVMMAQILLDNCVYASPRPGTETDKSAGSARKILSEEAAISSGKRVKHPPPRVPPGCISYTAYLTYFWANDALTRDALGIKDGTVDEWVRCHDGDLPYALDIGSSIKYHRNVTANGYRALVYSGDHDAVVPHLGTQAWVRSLGFPIVDDWRAWHLDGQSAGFTITYSNNLTFATVKGAGHTAPQYEPERCYAMFNRWMLGQPL